One Paraburkholderia aromaticivorans genomic region harbors:
- a CDS encoding alpha/beta fold hydrolase has translation MAFENFTPFRVAVGDVDIFGVKGGAGPPLLLLHGHPQSHLIWQKCAAQLAQHFTVIATDLRGYGASGKPPSDAVHTPYSKRVMAADQVAVMRHFGFERFLVCAHDRGARVAHRMALDHADAVERLMLLDIAPTLAMYEATDRAFATHYFHWFFLIQPEPLPETLIGANPAAYVDAVMGSRHAGLAPFDPAALDAYRLALAQPGAVHAMCEDYRASASIDLEHDRADIERGHKIGCPLRVLWGDKGVIEKCFDALVEWRHVARDVSGRALSCGHYIPEEAPDELVAEMLSFFEAVEQ, from the coding sequence ATGGCCTTCGAGAATTTCACGCCTTTTCGCGTCGCCGTGGGCGATGTCGATATTTTCGGAGTGAAGGGCGGGGCGGGCCCGCCTCTTCTGTTGCTGCACGGTCATCCGCAGTCGCATCTGATCTGGCAAAAGTGCGCCGCGCAACTGGCGCAGCATTTCACGGTAATCGCCACGGACCTGCGCGGTTACGGCGCATCGGGCAAGCCGCCGAGCGACGCCGTGCACACACCGTATTCCAAGCGCGTGATGGCGGCCGATCAGGTCGCCGTGATGCGCCATTTCGGCTTCGAACGTTTTCTCGTGTGCGCGCACGATCGCGGCGCGCGCGTCGCGCATCGCATGGCGCTCGATCATGCCGACGCCGTCGAGCGTCTGATGCTGCTCGACATCGCGCCGACGCTCGCGATGTACGAGGCAACCGACCGCGCTTTTGCGACGCACTACTTTCACTGGTTCTTCCTGATCCAGCCGGAGCCGCTGCCTGAAACGCTGATCGGCGCGAACCCGGCGGCGTATGTCGACGCGGTGATGGGCAGCCGTCACGCGGGTCTCGCGCCGTTCGATCCCGCCGCGCTCGACGCCTATCGCTTGGCGCTCGCGCAACCGGGCGCGGTGCACGCGATGTGCGAGGACTACCGCGCGTCGGCGAGCATCGACCTGGAGCACGATCGCGCCGACATCGAGCGCGGTCACAAGATCGGCTGTCCGCTGCGCGTGCTGTGGGGCGACAAAGGCGTGATCGAGAAGTGCTTCGACGCGCTGGTGGAATGGCGCCACGTGGCGCGCGACGTAAGCGGCCGCGCGTTGTCTTGCGGACACTACATCCCTGAGGAAGCGCCGGACGAACTGGTCGCCGAAATGCTGTCCTTCTTCGAAGCGGTCGAACAGTAA
- a CDS encoding Lrp/AsnC family transcriptional regulator — protein sequence MTKRLTPPTPALLDDTDRALLAALAEDARQPVSELARQVGLSAPSTAERVRRLEAQGVIERFTVQIDPRALGYTLQAVVRVKPLPGQLHLVEEVIRRIPEFVECDKVTGDDCFICRLYLHSIEQLDEILSKVTERAETSTAIVKSTPVARRLPPLG from the coding sequence ATGACCAAACGCCTTACTCCTCCGACGCCCGCCCTGCTCGACGATACGGACCGGGCACTCCTCGCCGCGCTCGCGGAAGACGCCCGTCAGCCGGTCAGCGAGCTAGCGCGTCAGGTCGGCCTGTCGGCGCCAAGTACGGCGGAGCGCGTGCGCAGGCTCGAAGCGCAAGGCGTGATCGAGCGCTTCACGGTGCAGATCGATCCGCGCGCGCTCGGCTACACGCTGCAGGCCGTCGTGCGCGTGAAGCCGTTGCCCGGCCAGTTGCATCTGGTGGAAGAGGTGATCCGGCGGATTCCGGAGTTCGTCGAATGCGACAAGGTGACAGGCGACGATTGCTTCATCTGCCGCCTGTATCTCCATTCGATCGAGCAGCTCGACGAGATTCTGTCGAAAGTCACCGAGCGCGCTGAGACCAGCACCGCGATCGTCAAGTCGACGCCAGTCGCGCGCCGCTTGCCGCCGCTCGGTTGA
- a CDS encoding DMT family transporter gives MASNEIRRGAAEMTMAMLMSGTIGWLVVSSQQSPFNVVFFRCIFGGATLALVCALLGLFQRKLFSWKMLGLALLGGAAIVINWVLLFAAYSRASISMATAVYNTQPFMLVALGALVFRERISASTVLWLVVAFIGLVFVVKVEPAVLAVPGQYLVGVAYAVGAAAMYAVSSIITKRLKGTPPHLIALIQVSLGVLMLAPFVRFDALPTSGVQWLELVVLGVVNTGLMYVLLYGAIQKLPTSMTGALSFIYPVVAIIVDRVAFGQTLAWIQVLGAVLILVAAAGVNLGWRIVPQKRLSST, from the coding sequence ATGGCGTCAAATGAAATCCGCCGCGGAGCCGCGGAAATGACCATGGCGATGCTGATGTCCGGCACCATCGGCTGGCTGGTGGTGTCGTCGCAGCAAAGCCCGTTCAATGTCGTGTTCTTCCGCTGCATTTTCGGCGGCGCGACGCTCGCGCTCGTGTGCGCCTTACTTGGGCTGTTTCAGCGCAAGCTCTTCTCGTGGAAGATGCTCGGCCTCGCGTTGCTCGGCGGCGCGGCGATCGTCATCAATTGGGTGTTGCTGTTCGCCGCGTATTCGCGCGCCTCGATCTCGATGGCGACGGCGGTCTATAACACGCAGCCGTTCATGCTGGTGGCGCTCGGCGCGCTGGTGTTTCGCGAGCGCATCAGCGCCTCGACGGTGCTGTGGCTGGTAGTCGCGTTCATCGGCCTCGTGTTCGTCGTGAAGGTCGAGCCGGCGGTGCTGGCGGTGCCGGGGCAATATCTGGTCGGCGTCGCATACGCGGTGGGCGCGGCGGCGATGTACGCGGTGTCGTCGATCATTACGAAGCGGCTTAAGGGCACGCCCCCCCATCTGATCGCGCTGATCCAGGTGTCGCTCGGCGTGCTGATGCTCGCGCCGTTCGTGCGCTTCGATGCGTTGCCCACAAGCGGCGTGCAGTGGCTCGAACTGGTCGTGCTCGGCGTCGTCAATACCGGCCTCATGTACGTGCTGCTCTACGGCGCGATCCAGAAGCTGCCGACTTCGATGACGGGCGCGCTCTCGTTCATCTATCCGGTGGTGGCGATCATCGTCGACCGGGTTGCGTTCGGGCAAACGCTCGCGTGGATTCAGGTGCTGGGGGCGGTGCTGATTCTGGTGGCGGCGGCCGGCGTCAATCTCGGCTGGCGGATCGTGCCGCAAAAGCGCCTGTCGTCGACCTGA
- a CDS encoding MBL fold metallo-hydrolase yields the protein MITLPESIRVFERGWLSSNNVLLMDDACAALVDTGYATHAPQTLALVRQALGARPLDLIVNTHLHSDHCGGNALLQATWPCRTVIPASEAGAVRDWDETRLTFRATGQTCERFTFTGTIAPGARSRLGALDWDVLGAPGHDPHSLMLYCADERILISADALWENGFGVIFPELEGESGFAEEQAVLEAIARLAVRLVIPGHGSPFTNVDQALERAFSRVAWLRADPARNAKNALKVLIVFKLLEVRAMRFDTLLHMLDDASVMGAAASMLKPRGEWPALLKEIVEELAARNGPLEVDGARIVARAA from the coding sequence ATGATCACGCTGCCGGAATCGATTCGGGTTTTCGAACGCGGCTGGCTCTCGTCGAACAACGTGCTGCTGATGGACGACGCCTGCGCCGCGCTGGTCGATACGGGCTATGCCACGCACGCACCGCAAACGCTCGCCCTCGTGCGGCAAGCGCTCGGCGCGCGGCCGCTCGATCTGATCGTCAACACGCATCTGCATTCGGACCATTGCGGCGGCAATGCGCTATTGCAGGCGACGTGGCCGTGCCGCACCGTCATTCCCGCCTCGGAAGCCGGCGCCGTGCGCGACTGGGACGAAACGCGCCTGACGTTTCGCGCCACCGGCCAGACCTGCGAGCGCTTCACCTTCACCGGAACGATTGCGCCCGGCGCGCGCTCGCGGCTCGGCGCGCTCGATTGGGATGTGCTCGGCGCGCCCGGCCACGATCCGCATTCGCTAATGCTCTACTGCGCGGACGAACGCATCCTGATCAGCGCGGACGCGCTGTGGGAAAACGGCTTCGGCGTGATCTTTCCCGAACTGGAAGGCGAAAGCGGTTTCGCCGAGGAGCAGGCGGTGCTGGAAGCCATTGCGAGGCTCGCCGTGCGCCTCGTGATCCCCGGTCATGGCTCACCCTTCACGAATGTCGACCAGGCGCTTGAACGCGCGTTTTCGCGTGTTGCGTGGCTACGCGCCGATCCCGCACGCAATGCCAAGAATGCGCTGAAGGTGCTGATCGTGTTCAAGCTGCTCGAAGTCCGCGCGATGCGCTTCGACACCTTGCTGCACATGCTCGACGACGCCAGCGTGATGGGCGCCGCCGCGTCGATGCTCAAGCCGCGTGGCGAATGGCCCGCGTTGCTGAAAGAGATCGTCGAGGAGCTGGCGGCCAGGAATGGGCCGCTGGAAGTGGATGGTGCGCGCATCGTCGCGCGCGCCGCCTGA
- a CDS encoding MaoC family dehydratase → MNAAPRIVTVGETFSSTLALSAESVKSFAALVNDYNPLHHDEAYAAQSRFGGLIASGTQPTAHFMALLATHYSTYAQPLGLEFDIKLKKAVHANDTLTITWRVKHAYWKPSLNGDLTHLEGSVVNQRGETMLIGSSTILVMPKPEASAKADANANAMPNSP, encoded by the coding sequence ATGAACGCCGCACCGCGCATCGTCACGGTTGGCGAAACGTTCAGTTCGACGCTGGCGCTGTCGGCGGAGTCGGTGAAATCGTTCGCCGCGCTCGTCAACGACTACAACCCGCTGCATCACGACGAAGCGTATGCCGCGCAAAGCCGCTTCGGCGGCCTGATCGCGTCCGGCACGCAACCGACCGCGCATTTCATGGCGCTGCTGGCAACGCACTATTCGACCTACGCGCAACCGCTCGGCCTCGAGTTCGATATCAAGCTCAAGAAAGCCGTCCATGCGAACGACACGCTCACCATCACGTGGCGCGTGAAGCATGCTTACTGGAAGCCGAGCCTGAACGGCGATCTGACGCATCTCGAAGGCTCGGTCGTGAATCAGCGTGGCGAGACCATGTTGATCGGTTCGTCGACGATTCTCGTGATGCCGAAACCCGAAGCGTCCGCGAAGGCAGACGCTAACGCTAACGCAATGCCCAATTCGCCATGA
- a CDS encoding DUF1289 domain-containing protein, translating to MTAGLDNEDQHAVPSPCINVCRMDASTGWCEGCLRTIDEIAGWSLFDDEAKRAVWDAIEVRHAEFIASQPKVRR from the coding sequence ATGACAGCGGGCCTCGATAACGAAGATCAGCACGCCGTGCCGTCGCCTTGCATCAACGTGTGCAGGATGGATGCGTCGACCGGATGGTGCGAAGGATGCCTGCGCACCATCGACGAAATCGCCGGCTGGTCGTTGTTCGACGACGAAGCGAAGCGCGCGGTGTGGGACGCGATCGAGGTTCGCCACGCGGAGTTCATCGCGAGCCAGCCGAAGGTGCGACGATGA
- a CDS encoding YbaK/EbsC family protein translates to MTDHASLESDDLTALPDSARRVALLLRERGHAGRIVMLPETGKTSAEAAAGLGCSVAQIAKSILFRRREDDAPVLVIASGANRVDEKKVAAQVGDIGRADAKFVREKTGYAIGGVCPIGHATEPVTLIDADLLELDSLWAAAGHPHAVFNLTAQELIALTGAPVIDVALRETA, encoded by the coding sequence ATGACGGACCACGCTTCTCTCGAATCCGACGATCTCACCGCGCTGCCCGACTCGGCACGCCGCGTCGCGCTGCTGTTGCGCGAACGCGGTCACGCGGGCCGGATCGTGATGCTGCCGGAAACAGGCAAGACTTCCGCCGAAGCCGCGGCGGGCCTCGGCTGCTCGGTCGCGCAGATCGCCAAGTCGATCCTGTTTCGCCGCCGTGAGGACGACGCGCCGGTATTGGTGATCGCGAGCGGCGCGAATCGCGTCGACGAAAAGAAAGTCGCCGCACAAGTTGGCGATATTGGTCGTGCGGACGCGAAGTTCGTCCGCGAAAAAACCGGCTATGCGATCGGCGGTGTCTGCCCGATCGGTCATGCGACCGAGCCGGTCACGCTGATCGATGCCGATCTGCTCGAACTCGACAGTCTGTGGGCCGCCGCGGGTCATCCTCATGCGGTGTTCAATCTGACGGCGCAGGAACTGATTGCGCTGACGGGCGCGCCGGTGATCGACGTGGCGCTGCGCGAGACGGCGTGA
- a CDS encoding hydroxymethylglutaryl-CoA lyase produces MALPQQVKIVEVGPRDGLQNEKDFVSTATKIELINRLSAAGFCNVEAASFVSPKWVPQMADGADVMAGIQRRPGTIYSVLTPNLRGFEGALAARADEIVIFGAASEAFSQKNINCSIAESIDRFAPVAQAAKEHGLRIRGSVSCALGCPYQGEVPVASVVDVVQRFAALGCDEIDIADTIGVGTPKRTREVFEAVTQVFPRERLSGHFHDTYGQALANIYAALQEGIEIYHASVAGLGGCPYAKGATGNVATEDVLYLMNGLGIETGIDLAQVVAIGDFISTSIGRPNVSRAGKALLAKARSEAANCV; encoded by the coding sequence ATGGCCCTACCCCAGCAAGTGAAAATCGTCGAAGTCGGTCCGCGTGACGGACTTCAGAACGAAAAAGATTTCGTGTCCACCGCGACCAAGATCGAGTTGATCAACCGTTTGTCGGCGGCGGGCTTCTGTAACGTCGAGGCCGCTTCGTTCGTGTCGCCGAAATGGGTGCCGCAGATGGCCGACGGCGCCGACGTCATGGCCGGTATCCAACGACGCCCGGGAACGATCTACTCGGTGCTGACGCCGAATCTGCGCGGCTTCGAGGGCGCGCTCGCCGCGCGTGCCGACGAGATCGTGATTTTCGGCGCCGCCAGCGAAGCGTTTTCGCAGAAGAACATCAACTGCAGCATCGCGGAAAGCATCGATCGATTCGCGCCTGTCGCGCAGGCGGCGAAGGAACATGGCCTGCGGATTCGCGGCAGCGTGTCGTGCGCGCTGGGCTGTCCGTATCAGGGCGAAGTGCCGGTGGCATCGGTGGTGGATGTGGTCCAGCGCTTCGCGGCGCTCGGCTGCGACGAGATCGATATCGCCGATACGATCGGCGTCGGCACACCGAAGCGCACGCGCGAAGTGTTCGAGGCGGTCACGCAGGTATTTCCGCGCGAGCGTCTATCCGGCCACTTCCACGACACCTATGGCCAGGCGCTCGCCAACATCTACGCGGCGTTGCAGGAAGGTATCGAGATTTATCACGCGTCGGTGGCGGGCCTCGGCGGCTGTCCGTATGCGAAGGGCGCGACCGGCAACGTCGCAACCGAAGACGTGTTGTATCTGATGAACGGCCTCGGTATCGAGACCGGCATCGACCTCGCGCAAGTCGTGGCGATCGGCGATTTCATCTCGACGTCGATCGGCCGGCCCAATGTTTCGCGCGCCGGTAAAGCGCTGCTCGCCAAAGCGCGCAGCGAAGCGGCCAATTGCGTTTGA
- a CDS encoding 2-hydroxyacid dehydrogenase — MKILFYMPHADAAAWLHDFARALPDADLREWQPGDTAPADFAVVWRPPREMLAGRDDLRAIFNLGAGVDAILALEHEQPGTLPRNAQLIRLEDTGMALQMAEYVTHAVLRYLRRFDEYQTLQDERRWEVLEPHPRDTFTVGVLGLGVLGAHVAQTLAVFGMPVRGYSRSPRQIDGITTFAGDAQFDAFLDGVKVLVNLLPHTPDTGDVLNARTFAKLAHGAYLINVARGAHLVEQDLLDALASGQLTAATLDVFREEPLPPDHLFWQEPRITITPHVSALTLREESVTQVALKIAALVRGDRISGVVNIERGY; from the coding sequence ATGAAAATCCTCTTCTACATGCCGCATGCCGACGCCGCCGCGTGGCTGCACGACTTCGCCCGCGCCCTGCCGGACGCCGATCTGCGTGAATGGCAGCCGGGCGACACCGCGCCGGCCGATTTCGCGGTCGTGTGGCGTCCGCCGCGCGAGATGCTGGCCGGCCGCGACGATCTGCGCGCGATCTTCAATCTCGGCGCGGGCGTCGACGCAATCCTCGCGCTCGAACACGAGCAGCCCGGCACCTTGCCGCGTAACGCCCAGTTGATCCGTCTCGAAGACACCGGCATGGCGCTGCAAATGGCCGAGTATGTGACGCACGCGGTGCTGCGCTATCTGCGCCGTTTCGACGAGTATCAGACGCTGCAAGACGAGCGCCGCTGGGAAGTACTCGAGCCGCATCCGCGTGACACCTTCACGGTTGGCGTGCTGGGACTCGGCGTGCTCGGCGCGCATGTCGCACAAACGCTCGCGGTGTTCGGCATGCCGGTGCGTGGCTACAGCCGCAGCCCGCGGCAGATCGACGGCATCACGACATTCGCCGGTGATGCTCAATTCGACGCGTTTCTCGACGGCGTGAAAGTGCTGGTGAATCTGCTGCCGCATACTCCGGATACCGGCGACGTGCTGAACGCGCGCACCTTCGCGAAGCTGGCGCACGGCGCGTATCTGATCAACGTGGCGCGCGGCGCCCATCTGGTCGAACAGGATTTGCTCGACGCACTCGCGAGCGGACAGCTCACCGCCGCCACGCTCGACGTGTTCCGCGAGGAACCGTTGCCACCGGATCATCTGTTCTGGCAGGAGCCGCGCATCACGATCACGCCGCATGTGTCCGCGCTGACGTTGCGCGAAGAAAGCGTGACCCAGGTCGCGCTGAAGATCGCCGCGCTCGTGCGCGGCGACAGGATCAGCGGCGTGGTGAATATCGAACGCGGATACTGA